The following proteins come from a genomic window of Crassostrea angulata isolate pt1a10 chromosome 1, ASM2561291v2, whole genome shotgun sequence:
- the LOC128175155 gene encoding uncharacterized protein LOC128175155, producing MFNETFKSSSIFLKLSLIPAFLGFVNHLVSFASSNWRVIESPVPLLKIYPHVENTYCGLWNCFSCLSNNARCESAVFPLEDAIVVTRVFVTIGLFLGCGTLSLTLLCLFIREVASHDFVHIGTLLISISTGGCVLIGVVVYGSSTSDHDSNLHAEHSLHWSYFLCAVAFFMYFINGLLLFLNVLRIKTS from the exons ATGTTTAATGAAACATTCAAGTCCTCCAGTATCTTCTTGAAACTGAGTTTGATTCCTGCATTTCTGGGATTTGTTAACCATCTTGTTTCTTTCGCTTCCTCCAACTGGCGAGTGATTGAAAGTCCAGTACCATTACTGAAGATCTACCCCCACGTAGAAAATACCTATTGTGGTCTCTGGAACTGTTTTTCATGTTTGTCCAACAATGCAAGGTGTGAGTCGGCAGTGTTTCCGCTAGAAG atgCTATCGTGGTCACAAGAGTATTCGTTACAATAGGACTTTTCTTGGGTTGTGGAACCTTGTCACTCACGCTGTTATGCTTGTTCATACGAGAGGTAGCGTCACATGATTTTGTACATATTGGAACGCTTTTGATCAGCATCTCAACAG GAGGCTGTGTTCTGATCGGTGTAGTGGTTTATGGCTCCTCTACTAGCGACCACGACTCGAATCTACACGCAGAGCACAGTCTTCATTGGTCCTATTTTCTGTGTGCAGTggcattttttatgtattttattaatgGTTTGctattgtttttaaatgtacTTCGAATAAAGACATCataa